Genomic DNA from Peribacillus sp. FSL H8-0477:
AAGTCTCTTGTTTCCGGCTCTGTAATTTCAAATGTTAGTACGTTAAAGGCAAGCCAGTAAAAGCCATAACCAATACCAAGCAAGGCGCCTAGCAGAATAATAAACTGAGTTGCATTTTCTCCAACAAATAAAACGGTTAGATAATAGAGGGCCAAAAAAATCACACCCAGCCGCAGGACGATTACTCGATCTACTTTTTTAGCTAATCTTCCAGCTAAAATAAACGTAAGCGGCTGAAAGAGGACGATCGTAAGATTATATAGTCCGATATCAATAAACTCGCCTGATTGCTTCCACAAAAACACATTCACAAAGGTATTCGACAACGCAATACTAAGACTATAGAGACCGCCAATAAGCAGCAAAAGACGCAAATCTCTTTTAATCTCGATGCCGCCAGTCCATTTTTTCACAAAACCCATGCTTTTAACTCCCCCTCAAACTCCCGTTTAGTGTTTGAAGAAACATGAATGATTATGTAAAATCATAGATTTTTACAAATATTTACAAAAGGTTGACGACAAAAAAAGCCAAGAACCCACAAGGGTGTTCTTGGCTTTTAAATGTGACTTATTTTGCAGCGTTGTAGCGTTTTTCTGCTTCGTTCCAGTTTACAACATTCCAGAATGCATTGATGTATTCTGGACGACGGTTTTGGTAGTTTAGGTAATAAGCATGCTCCCAAACATCAAGACCGATAATTGGTGTTTTGCCTTCAGAAAGTGGTGAATCTTGGTTTGGTGTGCTTGTGATTTCAATCTCGCCATTGTTTACAGCAAGCCATGCCCAGCCAGATCCAAAACGAGTTGTTGCAGCTTTAGCGAATTCTTCTTTGAAGCTGTCATAGCTTCCGAATTTGCTTGTGATTGCTTCTGCTAATTCTCCAGTAGGCTGTCCGCCTCCGTTTGGTGAAATAATTGTCCAGAATAATGAATGGTTAGCGTGTCCGCCGCCATTATTACGTACTGCTGTACGTTTTTCTTCTGGAACTGCATCAAGGTTAGCAACAATTTCTTCTACGCTTTTGCTAAGAAGTTCTTCATTGCCCTCAAGTGCTGCGTTTAAGTTCGTTACATACGTGTTATGGTGCTTCGTATGATGGATGTTCATTGTTTCCTTGTCGATGTGTGGTTCTAACGCATCATATGCGTACGGTAATTGTGGAAGTTCGAATGCCATAATAAAATATTCCTCCCTTTATGTAATTGAATGATTACAGGCTCTATACTCGTCAGGAAATCCCTAAACAAATATAAGCTAGTAACTTTAGATTAGCAGAGTTTTCATACTGTTACAAACGTTATGCTCTTAGCTGGGATTTTTTTTATTGTCAAAGTACGACAAAAAGAAAGTATGCAATCATAAACAGCTGAATAAGTCCCTTGGTGATTGTCCCGCTGATGAAACCAACAACCGACCCTAGACCAATTTTTCCAGCAGTTACAAGATTGGTGCGATGCACAATCATTTCAGCGATTACAGCCCCAACAAATGGACCAATTAGAATACCAACAAACGGAATAACAAAAGGGCCGACTAAAAGACCAATTGTACTTCCCCAGATTCCAGCTTTTGTACCGCCATATTTTTTAACACCCAACAAATTCGCAACATAGTCAGCTGCAAATAAAAGAATGACGAACAAAACTTGTATCAGCCAGAATACCCAGTTAAACGGTTCAAATGTAAACAGCAGTCCATAAAGGACTATGCCGCCAATAATAAATAACACACCCGGGATTATCGGGAAAATCAACCCGACAAAACCAACCAAAAACATGACTGTAATTAGTATCCAGTAAATAACATCCATTTTTTCTACCCCTCCGTTCTACTCTTCCCATTTCTTAAAAAATAAAACCTGACCCTACTTTCGGATATTGAGCGTCGCTTCAGCCATATTAACGGCATGATCACCTATTCGTTCCAGGTTCGTGAGGATATCAATAAAAATAATTCCTGCGGGAGCACTGCAAAGACCCTCATTAATCCGCAAAATATGTTTTTTTCGTAATGTGCGTTCCATCCTATCAATCGTTTCTTCATTTTTAATTACACGTCTCGCCTGATCACAATCATGATGATCCAACGCTTGAATCGATTGCTCTAATGAAAAAATAGTTAAAGAAAAAATTTCTTTTAAATCAGTCATTGCCGAATCGGATAGGGTAACTTTATGTGAAACCAAATAATCCACTAGTTCGACAAGATTTTCAATATGATCGCCTACCCGCTCAATATCTCTAGCCGTATTCATCATCATTGAATTCTTTGCTGATTCCGTATGCGATAACGATGTAGAAGAAAGCCTAACCAAGTATTTTTCTATATCTCGATCAAATTGATTAATCGCTTCTTCCATTCCCCTTACCGCATCTGCATGTATTTTCTCTCGGCTGAACAAGTAATCCTGTGCCTCTAGAAGACCTTTCGCTGAAAGATACCCCATCCGCAATACTTCTTCCTTTGCCTGCCCAAGAGCGATTGCAGCTGATTGTTCAATAAATACAGGGTCTAGATGGGACGTACGGTACTCGGTCCCCTCACGATTGTCCCGAACTAGTAACGAAACGATTTTCACCAATACAGCAATGAGCGGAAGCTGAATGAGTGTACTTAAAATATTGAAAGAACCATGAGCAAACGCCAACGACATATGCGGGTTTAAGCTAAACGTTTCTTTCATAACAGTTACAAGCAGTGAAAATGGCTGTAATAGCAATAAAAACAGAAA
This window encodes:
- a CDS encoding Na/Pi cotransporter family protein — translated: MNFPYQVIIFHLIGGLGIFVFGIKFMGEGLKNMAGDRLRTILDRYTSTPLRGIISGMVVTILIQSSSGTAVLTVGLVSAGVLSLKKAIAIIMGANIGTTVTAFIIGFQLSEYALPIMALGSLLLFFFKNKMITHAGQTIFGFGSLFLGLEIMGAGLEPLRLVDEFRELMLGISSSPFLGFIAGALFTSVVQSSSASVGVLQELHAQGLITLKASLPILLGDNLGTTITALLASIGASLAAKRTAWAHVLFNAAGAFLFLLLLQPFSLLVTVMKETFSLNPHMSLAFAHGSFNILSTLIQLPLIAVLVKIVSLLVRDNREGTEYRTSHLDPVFIEQSAAIALGQAKEEVLRMGYLSAKGLLEAQDYLFSREKIHADAVRGMEEAINQFDRDIEKYLVRLSSTSLSHTESAKNSMMMNTARDIERVGDHIENLVELVDYLVSHKVTLSDSAMTDLKEIFSLTIFSLEQSIQALDHHDCDQARRVIKNEETIDRMERTLRKKHILRINEGLCSAPAGIIFIDILTNLERIGDHAVNMAEATLNIRK
- a CDS encoding superoxide dismutase, encoding MAFELPQLPYAYDALEPHIDKETMNIHHTKHHNTYVTNLNAALEGNEELLSKSVEEIVANLDAVPEEKRTAVRNNGGGHANHSLFWTIISPNGGGQPTGELAEAITSKFGSYDSFKEEFAKAATTRFGSGWAWLAVNNGEIEITSTPNQDSPLSEGKTPIIGLDVWEHAYYLNYQNRRPEYINAFWNVVNWNEAEKRYNAAK
- a CDS encoding DUF456 domain-containing protein, coding for MDVIYWILITVMFLVGFVGLIFPIIPGVLFIIGGIVLYGLLFTFEPFNWVFWLIQVLFVILLFAADYVANLLGVKKYGGTKAGIWGSTIGLLVGPFVIPFVGILIGPFVGAVIAEMIVHRTNLVTAGKIGLGSVVGFISGTITKGLIQLFMIAYFLFVVL